Part of the Prionailurus bengalensis isolate Pbe53 chromosome B3, Fcat_Pben_1.1_paternal_pri, whole genome shotgun sequence genome is shown below.
ggttttcctctccttggttcatttattttaagctttCGCCTAGCTTTAACTCTATCTCTAACCATTTGATACAAAAAAGGTTTCCTGAAGTCTTCCACAAACATTTTGTTATTTACCCTCCAACAGAGTACAAAGAGCAAGGTCGGCATTACACTTGGTTTACACACGAGATAACAAACTTAGCAAGGTTAAATGCCTAGATCCAGGCCTAGATCTAGTTAGTCTTTCTGATTCTAAACCGTATGCTAAGATTATTATCACTAGGCTTCTTAAAGTCAAGAGAGTGTGGGTGAGAAGTTACCGCTTCATCACACTAAAAGGACGTAAATACTTGAACAGGAAAAGTTTTCACCTTAAAAAGCTGAAAATGCGCCAAGGCACGGGAACTCTTGGTAACACTGTTACTTTTAAGTAACGTGGACGGGTCCTGAAGAGATCTATAAAAGACAGGGCTCAAACACTCACAAGAAGGGTTTCATTGGTAACCCAAGCCTAGTAAAAGCGCCGCGCTGTCTAGCAGATTCCACACAAAACACGGGCCTCCCACTTGTCTTTCAAGAAATGAACAGAACACGAGGGATAAGGGAGGCCAAGGAGGAGTTGGGGGAGACGCAGAAACAGCAGGACTGTAACAGCAGGCTGTTGTAGGGCTTTCCTGGGAGACTGAGGACGCGCGACAGCTGGGGCGGGATGGAGGGAACTCGCGGTGCACACGGCGGGCACCGACGTCTGAGAACAGGTCTGGAAGTAGCAAGCGTGGGGAGGCCTTGACCGCGGGAGCGGGCTGCCCGCGGCCCCACCCTGTAGAGCTCCCCAGTGGATTTGCTCCTCTGGTTCGAGGAAAATGGATGAGGAGAGCACGCGGAAGAGAAACGCAGAAAGTACTGGGGCCGCTATTGTAGCGACAGGTGGGCGTGGGTCAAAGTCCGAGTTTCGCGGGTCTAGGGTCTGGCCGCACCCGCGAGGCCTCCGAGCCGCCgtagccccgccccctccgcgcgTGGCGCCCCTGACGCTTGGCGCGCGGACCGCTCTCCTTACAGAGGTCGCTCTCGTTGAACGGTCGGCCTTGTTGCGCCTGCGTGATCGGGAGGGGAAGTGAGGCGGTTTCTTCGGCGCCTTTtccggcggcggcagcggcagagctgggaggaggaggaggtggaggccaGAGGGAGCCCGCGCTCAGGGCGGCGGCTGGAGGTAACCTCCTGGACTGAGCTGGGAAAGCGGGCCACCTCGGCCTCCGCTCCCCTCTGGTGCTCCGCCAGTaactcccttcttcctctctgtgtctctgcaggCGGCGCACCAAGTTCCCGCGAGGATCAATGACCTGACGAGGCGCCGGAGCCGCGCTGACTCTCGGGTGGCCTGGGTCGGTGTGCCCGGTGCTGGTGGACCGGCGGGCGGGCCGGAGGGCCTCGGTCTCCCGCGGCGGAGTGAGGAGAAGGCGGAGGAGCGGGAACCGCGGCGGCGCTCGCGCGGCGCTCGCGGGGGGAAGGGCAGTTCCGGGCCGGGCCGCGCCTCAGCAGGGCGGCGGCTCTCCCGGCGCAGACTCAGGGCCCCGGCGGCAGCGGCGTCTGGAGGAATCAAGTTGTGCGGTCGGTGATGCCCGAGTGAGTCGCGAGCCCGGGCCTCTGCCCCGAGGAGGAGGCGACTCCCACGCAGGCCGCACGGGCGCCCTCGCGGCCGGGAGGCTTCGTTTCGGTTTCGCGGCGGCTGCGGCGTTGTTGGCTGAGGGGACCCGGGACACCTGAATGCCCCCGGCCCCGGCTCCTCCGACGCGATGGGGAAGGTGCTATCCAAGATCTTCGGGAACAAGGAAATGCGGATCCTCATGTTGGGCCTGGACGCGGCCGGCAAGACAACAATCCTGTACAAGTTGAAGCTGGGCCAGTCGGTGACCACCATCCCCACAGTGGGTTTCAACGTGGAGACGGTGACTTACAAAAACGTCAAGTTCAACGTATGGGATGTGGGCGGCCAGGACAAGATCCGGCCGCTCTGGCGGCATTACTACACCGGGACCCAGGGTCTGATCTTCGTAGTGGACTGCGCCGACCGCGACCGCATCGACGAGGCCCGCCAGGAGCTGCACCGCATTATCAATGACCGGGAGATGAGGGACGCCATAATCCTCATCTTTGCCAACAAACAGGACCTGCCTGATGCCATGAAACCCCACGAGATCCAGGAGAAACTGGGCCTGACCCGGATTCGGGACAGGAACTGGTATGTGCAGCCCTCCTGTGCCACCTCAGGGGATGGACTCTATGAGGGGCTCACATGGTTAACCTCTAACTACAAATCCTAATGAGCATTCTCCACCTATCCCCCGGAAGGAGAGAAATCAAAAACCCATTCATAGGATTATCGCCACCATCACCTCTTTGAATTgccactttctcttcttttgaattTGAACTCTGGAGTTACTGTTCTacggttggggagggggggggttaggggtttccttttttttgtttctttttttttgttttttttcgttcttttttttgtttttgtttttgtttttttttgctttgcgtTAGGAAGCTCTGATCTGACATTTGCCATGAACACAAAGTGCTAGATGCTCTTAATGACTTCCAGCAAATGGGATGGGGGAAATATAGCAGTTTTTGGTAAAGTCCTTTATAATAATGGTTTGATTTTTTATTTCGAGAGAATCTTTTTTGCAATgtatgcttttttcctttttgcccaGTTTCCTTATCACTTGCTGTAGATGGCTTATTTTGCATTCATGCAGACTATGTTGCAAGTCTGTTTCATCTAGTAAACTGAAAATTATTGCTTAATCAAACTGCcgtttgtcttttatatttaaggCCTTTACCCCTCCCCTCTGAGTTTTACCTTTAACTTAGTAATTTCAAATGTGACCTTTTATATCTAAGACCAGTGTAGTAAACTTAGCCTACAGTGGCAAATCATGAGTAATATCATTGTAATATGTTCCAGTTGCACATCAGTATGTTAAACAGGTAATGTAAGAAGTTTTTTGAAATGTCAGCTATTAAGTTCTGAAACATACATCATGCATGAGTAGGGATAAAGCTCAAGTTCCTTATTACATAGCCAACTTACACTGCATAAAGATACGAAAGCGTAACCCGTCAAGAACACAGGTTTTTTTTCACTGCAAAGTTAGCAACTTTgctgttttccctcttttttaactttaaaagtagACTTTTTCCAGAAAGTGGAGCAATAATGGTGTATGCCACACACACATGAGATCTCTGTAGATATCTTACGTGACTTTGGGGCAAAACTGGAATATATACTTTACCACGTTTTGAATATCTAAGaccaatagttaaaaaaattattagaatgttTACTTTGTCCATTAATAAAGCATCTAACAATTCAAATTAAATACACCTTCTACCTAGTTGGAAAAACACATTCCTGTTTTCACGTTAGAGCAAGTGATTAAGCTGAAGATAGAAGTCTTTTTATAGATGAGTGATCCACATCTCCATTAATTAGAACACTGGAAAAGATGTTTtatgaaaaaagtatttaattctGTTTGTAGGATTAACTCATACAAAGAATAAGTCAGATACCCTGTTGGTTCATTAATACACTATCTCCTTTAAGGAAGGAAATGTGATGAATGAATTATGTGTAGACTTGAGGAATGACAAAGGGGAAGTAGGATG
Proteins encoded:
- the ARF6 gene encoding ADP-ribosylation factor 6, which translates into the protein MGKVLSKIFGNKEMRILMLGLDAAGKTTILYKLKLGQSVTTIPTVGFNVETVTYKNVKFNVWDVGGQDKIRPLWRHYYTGTQGLIFVVDCADRDRIDEARQELHRIINDREMRDAIILIFANKQDLPDAMKPHEIQEKLGLTRIRDRNWYVQPSCATSGDGLYEGLTWLTSNYKS